A window of the Streptomyces sp. NBC_00250 genome harbors these coding sequences:
- a CDS encoding polyprenol monophosphomannose synthase, producing MNDGGQRRYGPLGKALVIIPTYNEAENIKPIVARVREAVPEAHVLVADDNSPDGTGKFADEIASEDDHVHVLHRKGKEGLGAAYLAGFRWGIEHGYGVLVEMDADGSHQPEELPRLLTALKGADLVLGSRWVPGGRIVNWPKSREFISRGGSLYSRVMLDVPIRDVTGGYRAFRKETLEGLGLEDVASAGYCFQVDLARRAVAAGFHVVEVPITFVEREIGDSKMSRNIVVEALWRVTGWGLSARAEKVGKLLGRKSS from the coding sequence GTGAACGACGGTGGCCAGAGGCGTTACGGCCCGCTCGGCAAGGCCTTGGTGATCATTCCGACCTACAACGAGGCGGAGAACATCAAGCCGATCGTCGCGCGGGTGCGGGAGGCCGTGCCCGAGGCGCACGTTCTCGTCGCCGACGACAACAGCCCTGACGGCACGGGCAAGTTCGCGGACGAGATCGCGTCCGAGGACGACCATGTGCACGTCCTGCACCGCAAGGGCAAGGAGGGGCTCGGCGCCGCCTACCTCGCCGGCTTCCGGTGGGGCATCGAGCACGGCTACGGCGTCCTCGTCGAGATGGACGCCGACGGCTCCCACCAGCCCGAGGAGCTTCCGCGGCTGCTCACCGCCCTCAAGGGCGCGGACCTGGTCCTCGGCTCCCGCTGGGTGCCGGGCGGCCGCATCGTGAACTGGCCGAAGTCCCGCGAGTTCATCTCCCGCGGCGGCAGCCTCTACTCGCGCGTGATGCTCGACGTACCGATCCGCGATGTCACCGGCGGCTACCGGGCCTTCCGCAAGGAGACCCTGGAGGGCCTGGGCCTGGAGGACGTGGCCTCGGCCGGCTACTGCTTCCAGGTCGACCTGGCCCGCCGCGCCGTCGCCGCCGGCTTCCACGTCGTCGAGGTCCCGATCACCTTCGTCGAGCGCGAGATCGGCGACTCGAAGATGAGCCGGAACATCGTCGTCGAGGCGCTGTGGCGGGTCACCGGCTGGGGTCTCTCCGCGCGCGCGGAGAAGGTCGGCAAGCTGCTCGGCCGCAAGTCTTCCTGA
- the fxsA gene encoding FxsA family membrane protein, producing the protein MTTGATPPLAPKRSRARTFLPIGVAAWLVLEIWLLTVVANAAGGLTVFALLVGGIVLGAAVVKRAGRRAFRNLTSTFQQAQAAAQTGTMPSAPERTGAEDRNGFLMLGGLLLMLPGLVSDVLGLLLLIPPVRSLLGRYADRAAERRMAAAPPGSLQDAFQQARIHRPDGKVVQGEVIREDAAQGPRRADEPRPPLMS; encoded by the coding sequence ATGACGACCGGCGCAACGCCTCCCCTCGCCCCCAAGCGCTCACGCGCGCGTACGTTCCTTCCGATCGGCGTCGCCGCCTGGCTGGTCCTCGAGATCTGGCTGCTCACGGTGGTGGCGAACGCGGCGGGCGGACTCACCGTCTTCGCCCTGCTCGTCGGCGGCATCGTGCTCGGTGCCGCCGTCGTCAAGCGGGCGGGCCGGCGTGCCTTCCGTAACCTCACCTCGACCTTCCAGCAGGCCCAGGCCGCGGCGCAGACGGGCACGATGCCCTCGGCGCCCGAGCGGACCGGCGCGGAGGACCGCAACGGCTTCCTGATGCTCGGCGGTCTGCTCCTGATGCTCCCCGGCCTGGTCTCGGACGTCCTCGGCCTGCTGCTGCTGATCCCCCCGGTCCGCTCCCTCCTCGGGCGGTACGCGGACCGGGCCGCCGAGCGCCGGATGGCCGCCGCACCTCCCGGCAGCCTCCAGGACGCCTTCCAGCAGGCCCGTATCCACCGCCCGGACGGCAAGGTCGTGCAGGGTGAGGTCATCCGCGAGGACGCCGCTCAGGGCCCGCGCCGGGCCGACGAGCCCCGCCCGCCCCTGATGTCCTGA
- a CDS encoding RNA polymerase-binding protein RbpA produces the protein MSERALRGTRLVVTSYETDRGIDLAPRQAVEYACEKGHRFEMPFSVEAEIPPEWECKVCGIQALLVDGDGPEEKKGKPARTHWDMLMERRTREELEEVLAERLAVLRSGAMNIAVHPRDSRKSA, from the coding sequence ATGAGTGAGCGAGCTCTTCGCGGCACGCGCCTCGTGGTGACGAGCTACGAGACCGACCGCGGCATCGATCTGGCCCCGCGCCAGGCCGTGGAGTACGCATGCGAGAAGGGCCATCGTTTTGAGATGCCCTTCTCGGTGGAAGCGGAAATTCCGCCGGAGTGGGAATGCAAGGTCTGCGGAATCCAGGCACTCCTGGTGGACGGGGACGGACCTGAGGAGAAGAAGGGCAAGCCTGCGCGTACGCACTGGGACATGCTCATGGAGCGACGCACCCGCGAGGAACTGGAGGAGGTCCTTGCCGAAAGGCTGGCCGTCCTGCGTTCCGGCGCCATGAACATTGCGGTGCATCCGCGCGACAGCCGCAAGTCCGCCTAG
- a CDS encoding MFS transporter, with translation MTAGTTEPEEYTSDPAERKREQRGWYFYDFACSVYSTSVLTVFLGPYLTSVARAAADAEGFVHPLGIPVRAGSLFAYAVSASIVVAVLLMPLVGAIADRTGRKKPLLAAAAYVGATATAAMFFLAGDRYLLGTFLLIVANASISVSMVLYNAYLPQISEPDERDAVSSRGWAFGYTSGALVLVLNLILYSGHDSFGLTEGEAVRICLASAGVWWGAFTIVPLRRLRDRRIGPEGHEGAGGVGSGWRQLRATLKDMRRHPLTLSFLLAYLVYNDGVQTVISQASVFGSEELGLDQTTLITAVLLVQVLAVAGALGMGRLARSYGAKRTILASLAVWTAILVAGYLLPPDAPVFFYCLAAAIGLVLGGSQALSRSLFSHLVPRGKEAEYFSAYEMSDRGLSWLGPLVFGLAYQLTGSYRDAIISLVIFFVVGFALLARVPVRRAVEAAGNPIPDRI, from the coding sequence TTGACCGCTGGAACCACCGAACCGGAGGAGTACACCTCCGATCCCGCCGAACGCAAGCGGGAACAGCGGGGCTGGTACTTCTACGACTTCGCCTGCTCCGTGTACTCGACGAGCGTGCTCACCGTGTTCCTCGGCCCCTACCTGACCTCCGTGGCGCGGGCGGCGGCCGACGCCGAGGGCTTTGTGCACCCGCTCGGAATACCCGTGCGGGCCGGCTCGCTCTTCGCGTACGCCGTGTCCGCCTCGATCGTGGTCGCGGTCCTGCTGATGCCGCTGGTCGGCGCGATCGCGGACCGTACGGGCCGGAAGAAGCCGCTGCTCGCGGCCGCCGCCTACGTGGGCGCGACGGCCACGGCGGCGATGTTCTTCCTGGCGGGCGACCGGTATCTGCTGGGCACGTTCCTGCTGATCGTGGCGAACGCCTCGATCTCGGTCTCGATGGTGCTCTACAACGCCTATCTGCCGCAGATCTCGGAGCCGGACGAGCGGGACGCGGTCTCCTCGCGCGGGTGGGCCTTCGGCTACACGTCGGGCGCGCTCGTCCTCGTCCTGAACCTGATCCTCTACTCGGGCCACGACTCCTTCGGCCTCACCGAGGGCGAGGCGGTCCGGATCTGCCTCGCCTCGGCCGGCGTGTGGTGGGGCGCCTTCACCATCGTGCCGCTGCGGCGGCTGCGGGACCGGCGGATCGGCCCGGAGGGGCACGAAGGAGCCGGCGGGGTCGGCAGCGGCTGGCGACAGCTGAGGGCGACCCTCAAGGACATGCGCCGGCATCCGCTGACGCTCTCCTTCCTGCTCGCCTACCTGGTCTACAACGACGGCGTGCAGACGGTGATCTCGCAGGCCTCCGTGTTCGGCTCGGAGGAGCTGGGCCTCGACCAGACCACGCTCATCACGGCCGTCCTGCTGGTCCAGGTGCTCGCGGTGGCGGGCGCGCTCGGCATGGGGCGACTCGCCCGGTCGTACGGCGCCAAGCGGACGATTCTGGCCTCGCTCGCGGTCTGGACGGCGATCCTGGTGGCGGGCTATCTCCTGCCGCCCGACGCGCCCGTGTTCTTCTACTGTCTCGCCGCCGCGATCGGCCTGGTGCTGGGCGGGAGCCAGGCGTTGTCGCGTTCGCTGTTCTCTCATCTGGTGCCGCGCGGCAAGGAGGCGGAGTACTTCTCGGCCTACGAGATGAGCGATCGTGGGCTCAGTTGGCTGGGTCCGCTCGTGTTCGGTCTCGCGTATCAGCTGACCGGGAGCTACCGGGATGCCATCATCTCCCTGGTGATCTTCTTCGTGGTCGGTTTCGCCCTGCTCGCCCGGGTCCCGGTGCGGCGCGCGGTGGAAGCCGCCGGGAACCCGATACCGGACCGAATTTAG
- a CDS encoding glycerophosphodiester phosphodiesterase, translating to MTRVRHPYLDHPSPLPFAHRGGTANGLENTAAAFRGAAAAGYRYFETDVHTTSDGALVAFHDATLDRVTDASGRIRDLPWAAVREARVAGKEPLPLFADLLDEFPEARWNVDLKTESALYPLVNLIRKKRAWDRVCVGSFTEARIARAQRMAGPELATSYGVRGVIGLRLRSLGIPAAVRAGAIAAQVPERQGGIPVVDRRFVREAHARGLQVHVWTVNDPARMNSLLDLGVDGIMTDQLETLRSVLTERGVWV from the coding sequence GTGACTCGCGTACGCCACCCCTATCTCGACCATCCCTCGCCCCTCCCGTTCGCCCATCGCGGCGGCACGGCGAACGGCCTGGAGAACACCGCGGCCGCCTTCCGCGGAGCCGCCGCGGCGGGCTACCGCTACTTCGAGACCGATGTGCACACGACATCGGACGGGGCTCTCGTCGCCTTCCACGACGCGACCCTCGACCGGGTCACGGACGCCTCGGGCCGGATCCGCGACCTGCCGTGGGCGGCGGTCCGGGAGGCCCGCGTGGCGGGCAAGGAACCGCTGCCGCTCTTCGCCGACCTCCTGGACGAGTTCCCGGAGGCCCGCTGGAACGTGGACCTCAAGACCGAGTCGGCGCTGTACCCGCTGGTGAACCTGATCCGCAAGAAGCGCGCCTGGGACCGGGTCTGCGTGGGTTCCTTCACCGAGGCGCGGATCGCGCGGGCCCAGCGGATGGCCGGGCCCGAGCTGGCCACCTCGTACGGCGTGCGCGGGGTGATCGGGCTGCGGCTGCGCTCGCTCGGCATCCCGGCGGCGGTACGGGCCGGGGCGATCGCCGCACAGGTCCCCGAGCGGCAGGGCGGCATCCCTGTGGTGGACCGCCGCTTCGTTCGGGAGGCGCACGCGCGCGGGCTCCAGGTCCATGTGTGGACCGTGAACGATCCGGCCCGGATGAACTCTCTCCTCGACCTCGGGGTCGATGGCATCATGACCGATCAACTGGAGACGCTGCGCTCGGTGCTGACCGAGCGGGGTGTGTGGGTCTGA
- the yczE gene encoding membrane protein YczE yields MSIASGLHGRHLTRRLVQLYVGLTLYGVSSALLVRSGLGLEPWGVLHQGLAEKTGLTIGVVSIIVGAVVLLLWIPIRQRPGLGTVSNVFAIGLAMDGTLALVPDVHGLTGRIPLLAVGIVLNGVATGLYIAARFGPGPRDGLMTGLHRLTGRSIRLVRTAIEVAVVATGFLLGGSVGVGTVLYALAIGPLAQFFLRRFAVPEPDSVSTSVSTATPEGAILRR; encoded by the coding sequence TTGTCCATCGCCTCCGGCCTCCACGGCCGGCACCTCACCCGTCGGCTCGTCCAGCTCTACGTGGGGTTGACGCTGTACGGGGTCAGCTCGGCGCTGCTGGTGCGCAGCGGTCTCGGCCTGGAGCCCTGGGGAGTCCTCCACCAGGGCCTCGCCGAGAAGACGGGGCTGACCATCGGCGTGGTGTCGATCATCGTGGGGGCCGTGGTGCTGCTGCTGTGGATCCCGATCCGGCAGCGCCCGGGGCTCGGCACGGTGTCCAACGTGTTCGCGATCGGTCTGGCGATGGACGGCACCCTGGCGCTCGTCCCGGACGTCCACGGCCTGACGGGCCGGATCCCGCTGCTCGCGGTCGGCATCGTCCTCAACGGGGTGGCCACCGGCCTGTACATCGCGGCGCGCTTCGGCCCCGGCCCGCGCGACGGCCTGATGACGGGCCTGCACCGGCTCACCGGCCGGTCGATCAGGCTGGTGCGGACGGCGATCGAGGTGGCGGTGGTCGCCACCGGCTTCCTGCTCGGCGGCTCGGTCGGCGTCGGCACGGTGCTGTACGCGCTGGCCATCGGACCCCTCGCCCAGTTCTTCCTTCGCCGGTTCGCCGTTCCCGAGCCGGACTCCGTAAGCACCTCGGTCTCCACCGCGACACCGGAAGGCGCCATACTGCGGCGGTGA
- a CDS encoding SCO1417 family MocR-like transcription factor — MAQWTSAVGPAQLARQLQAQQPRPAGPGARKPPAYRALADGIRLLVLEGRVPVAARLPAERELALALTVSRTTVAAAYEALRAEGFLESRRGAGSWTAVPAGNPLPARGLEPLPPEALGSMIDLGCAALPAPEPWLTRGVQGALEELPPYAHTHGDYPAGLPTLRQMLADRYTARGIPTMPEQIMVTTGAMGAIDAICHLFAGRGERIAVESPSYANILQLMREAGARLVPVAMSEGLGSWDLGRWRQVLRDAAPRLAYVVADFHNPTGALADEDQRRQLVDAARSAGTVLVVDETMAELHLDDDLEMPRPVCAFDPAGSTVLTVGSASKAFWAGMRIGWVRAAPDVIRSLVAARAYADLGTPVLEQLGVNWLMRTGGWEEAVTLRRDQARENRDALVTAVRRELPEWEFSVPRGGLTLWVRTGGLSGSRLAEAGERVGVRVPSGPRFGVDGAFEGFVRLPFTVGGPVADEAAARLAAAARLVESGAGGGTEPPRSFVA; from the coding sequence ATGGCCCAGTGGACTTCGGCGGTAGGACCGGCTCAGCTCGCGCGGCAGCTCCAGGCGCAGCAGCCGAGGCCCGCCGGACCCGGCGCCCGGAAGCCGCCCGCCTACCGCGCGCTGGCCGACGGCATCCGTCTGCTCGTCCTGGAGGGCCGGGTCCCGGTCGCCGCCCGCCTGCCCGCCGAGCGGGAACTCGCCCTCGCCCTCACCGTCAGCCGTACGACGGTGGCCGCGGCCTACGAGGCGCTCCGCGCCGAGGGCTTCCTGGAGTCGCGGCGCGGGGCCGGCAGCTGGACCGCCGTACCGGCCGGGAACCCACTGCCCGCGCGGGGACTCGAACCGCTGCCCCCCGAGGCGCTGGGCTCGATGATCGACCTCGGCTGCGCCGCGCTGCCCGCGCCCGAGCCCTGGCTCACCCGGGGCGTCCAGGGTGCCCTGGAGGAACTGCCCCCCTACGCCCACACGCACGGCGACTACCCGGCGGGACTGCCCACGCTGCGGCAGATGCTCGCCGACCGGTACACCGCGCGCGGCATCCCCACCATGCCCGAGCAGATCATGGTCACGACCGGCGCCATGGGTGCCATCGACGCCATCTGCCACCTCTTCGCGGGGCGCGGCGAGCGCATCGCCGTCGAGTCCCCGTCGTACGCCAACATCCTCCAGCTGATGAGGGAGGCCGGGGCCCGCCTCGTGCCCGTCGCCATGTCGGAGGGGCTCGGGAGCTGGGACCTGGGCCGCTGGCGGCAGGTGCTGCGCGACGCGGCCCCCCGCCTTGCGTACGTGGTGGCCGACTTCCACAACCCGACCGGCGCCCTGGCCGACGAGGACCAGCGGCGGCAGCTCGTGGACGCTGCCCGCTCGGCCGGCACCGTCCTCGTCGTCGACGAGACCATGGCCGAGCTCCACCTGGACGACGACCTGGAGATGCCCCGGCCGGTCTGCGCTTTCGACCCGGCCGGCTCCACCGTCCTCACCGTCGGCTCGGCGAGCAAGGCCTTCTGGGCGGGCATGCGCATCGGCTGGGTCCGGGCGGCCCCCGACGTCATCCGTTCCCTGGTCGCCGCGCGCGCGTACGCCGACCTCGGCACCCCCGTCCTCGAACAGCTCGGCGTGAACTGGCTCATGCGGACGGGCGGCTGGGAGGAGGCCGTGACCCTCCGCCGCGACCAGGCACGGGAGAACCGGGACGCGCTCGTCACCGCCGTCCGCCGGGAACTCCCGGAGTGGGAGTTCTCCGTGCCGCGCGGCGGCCTGACGCTCTGGGTCCGGACCGGCGGCCTCTCCGGCTCCCGGCTCGCCGAGGCGGGCGAGCGGGTCGGCGTCCGGGTCCCCTCGGGCCCTCGGTTCGGCGTCGACGGGGCCTTCGAGGGTTTCGTCCGGCTGCCCTTCACGGTCGGTGGGCCGGTCGCCGACGAGGCCGCGGCCCGACTGGCCGCCGCGGCCCGGCTCGTGGAGTCGGGCGCCGGTGGGGGGACCGAACCGCCGCGGTCGTTCGTGGCGTAG
- a CDS encoding ankyrin repeat domain-containing protein: protein MSETPDPEVIELASKVFDLARTGDADALAAYVDAGVPANLTNDKGDSLVMLAAYHGHPAAVSALLARGADADRANDRGQTPLAGAVFKGEDAVIHALLAGGANPEAGTPSALDTARMFGKTELLALFGSR, encoded by the coding sequence ATGAGCGAGACTCCGGACCCCGAGGTCATCGAGCTGGCGTCCAAGGTCTTCGACCTCGCGCGCACCGGGGACGCCGACGCGCTGGCCGCCTACGTCGACGCGGGTGTCCCCGCGAACCTCACCAACGACAAGGGCGACTCCCTCGTCATGCTCGCCGCGTACCACGGCCACCCCGCCGCGGTTTCCGCCCTCCTCGCGCGCGGTGCCGACGCCGACCGCGCCAACGACCGCGGCCAGACCCCGCTCGCCGGTGCCGTCTTCAAGGGTGAGGACGCCGTGATCCACGCGCTCCTCGCCGGCGGGGCAAATCCGGAGGCTGGGACTCCGTCCGCGCTCGACACCGCCCGGATGTTCGGCAAGACCGAACTCCTCGCCCTCTTCGGATCCCGGTGA
- a CDS encoding HEAT repeat domain-containing protein yields MFDPVIAPSGTLLGLLQRGRGDGTLHALAAPRAEALAALNHCVLDDPRHDWQVENRSLYYARLYLDLHGGLDEIEAHLFGAEDHLDTEESRTGLALAVLGHLASYGRQDALVLLRRYAATGTNWAWALDELALRDDDAGLRALAVPVLARFPADAEGDAELAGVVRDAFEPRPWRLWAEDQRDAVGARVRAAQEQGSFDRWQRQMRPAGPRPGWSVRAVLDWAQEGYERGAVLYGPAARCLTAVAGPEDRPELLAAARHGSVGARGAALHHLAESRDPAVLDLVAAAADGDSGEVADAAIAAYRRMCGEDAVARARAWVRRTDALGAAAADVLASRGTAQDSPSVLGALRDTIRSEGPDAPSLGALVDGAGRLGIVCAAPVLRHVYRETASSQLRGRVARALAATDPTFANGFAVECLWDCEETTREVAAQHAETGDVRVAERLRRLAADPAEEVEVQTAVRNRIGPDLQV; encoded by the coding sequence ATGTTCGATCCAGTCATAGCGCCGAGCGGCACTCTGCTCGGCCTGCTGCAGCGGGGCCGCGGCGACGGCACCCTGCACGCGCTCGCCGCGCCACGCGCCGAGGCCCTCGCGGCCCTCAACCACTGCGTTCTCGACGACCCCCGCCACGACTGGCAGGTCGAGAACCGCTCCCTCTACTACGCCCGTCTCTACCTGGACCTCCACGGCGGTCTCGACGAGATCGAGGCGCACCTCTTCGGCGCCGAGGACCACCTCGACACCGAGGAGTCCAGGACCGGGCTCGCGCTCGCCGTCCTCGGGCACCTCGCCTCCTACGGACGCCAGGACGCCCTGGTCCTGCTCCGTCGCTACGCGGCGACCGGCACGAACTGGGCCTGGGCCCTCGACGAGCTGGCGCTCCGCGACGACGACGCCGGGCTCCGCGCGCTGGCCGTTCCCGTGCTCGCCCGCTTCCCGGCCGACGCCGAGGGCGACGCCGAGCTGGCCGGCGTCGTACGGGACGCCTTCGAGCCCCGCCCCTGGCGCCTGTGGGCCGAGGACCAGCGCGACGCCGTCGGCGCCCGGGTCAGGGCTGCCCAGGAACAGGGCTCCTTCGACCGCTGGCAGCGCCAGATGCGCCCCGCCGGGCCCCGCCCCGGCTGGAGCGTGCGCGCCGTCCTCGACTGGGCGCAGGAGGGCTACGAGCGCGGAGCCGTGCTGTACGGTCCCGCCGCCCGCTGCCTCACCGCCGTCGCGGGCCCCGAGGACCGGCCCGAACTCCTCGCCGCCGCCCGCCACGGCTCGGTGGGAGCCCGGGGTGCCGCCCTCCACCACCTCGCCGAATCGCGGGACCCCGCGGTCCTCGACCTCGTCGCGGCCGCCGCGGACGGCGACTCCGGCGAGGTCGCCGATGCCGCGATCGCCGCCTACCGCCGCATGTGCGGCGAGGACGCCGTCGCCCGCGCCCGCGCGTGGGTCCGTCGGACCGACGCCCTCGGCGCCGCCGCCGCAGACGTCCTCGCCTCCCGAGGCACCGCCCAGGACTCCCCCTCCGTCCTCGGCGCGCTGCGCGACACCATCCGCTCCGAAGGCCCCGACGCGCCCTCACTCGGCGCGCTCGTGGACGGCGCCGGCCGCCTCGGCATCGTCTGCGCCGCCCCCGTGCTGCGCCACGTCTACCGCGAGACGGCCTCTTCCCAGCTACGCGGGCGCGTGGCCCGCGCCCTCGCCGCCACCGACCCCACCTTCGCGAACGGCTTCGCCGTCGAATGCCTGTGGGACTGCGAGGAGACCACCCGCGAGGTCGCGGCCCAGCACGCCGAGACCGGGGACGTGCGCGTCGCCGAACGATTGCGCCGCCTCGCGGCGGACCCGGCCGAAGAGGTCGAGGTCCAGACCGCGGTACGCAACCGGATAGGGCCTGACCTGCAGGTCTGA
- a CDS encoding glycosyltransferase family 4 protein, protein MRVVIVTESFPPDVNGVAHCALQTARHLVRRGHTPLVIAPAVADPAADADAPCAVVRVPSLPLPGYPQVRVALPSRRVAAAIAAHRADLVHLAGPFVLGVRGMTAATRLGIPAVAVYQTDLAGYARTYVGTGEGAAWRRLRAVHGAADRTLAPSSAAVRDLEAHGIGRIRLWGRGVDTVRFRPELRDDALRAELAPNGELLVGYVGRLAPEKRVDLLAGAGRLPGVRLVVVGDGPSGPALRTALPGARFLGRRTGADLARIFASLDVFAHTGPFETFCQTVQEAMASGVPVIAPAAGGPLDLVDHGRTGLLVPPGDPDALRAAVASLAAAPDLRAAFGLAGRATVEGRTWEALGDELIGHYLEVLRERTVVAA, encoded by the coding sequence ATGCGTGTCGTCATCGTCACCGAATCCTTCCCTCCCGACGTCAACGGTGTGGCGCACTGCGCCCTGCAGACCGCGCGCCACCTCGTCCGGCGGGGTCACACCCCGCTCGTCATCGCCCCCGCCGTCGCCGACCCGGCCGCGGACGCCGACGCCCCCTGCGCCGTCGTCCGGGTGCCCTCCCTCCCCCTCCCCGGCTATCCGCAGGTACGCGTCGCCCTGCCCAGCCGCCGTGTCGCCGCGGCCATCGCCGCCCACCGCGCCGACCTCGTCCACCTCGCCGGCCCGTTCGTCCTCGGGGTGCGCGGGATGACGGCCGCCACCCGGCTCGGCATCCCCGCCGTCGCCGTCTACCAGACCGACCTCGCCGGCTACGCCCGCACCTACGTGGGAACCGGCGAGGGCGCCGCCTGGCGCCGCCTCCGCGCCGTCCACGGAGCCGCCGACCGCACCCTCGCCCCGTCCTCCGCCGCCGTCCGCGACCTGGAGGCCCACGGCATCGGCCGCATCCGGCTCTGGGGCCGCGGGGTGGACACCGTCCGCTTCCGCCCCGAGCTGCGCGACGACGCCCTGCGCGCGGAACTCGCCCCGAACGGGGAACTCCTCGTCGGTTACGTGGGCCGCCTGGCCCCCGAGAAGCGCGTGGACCTCCTCGCCGGAGCCGGAAGACTCCCCGGGGTGCGGCTGGTGGTCGTCGGGGACGGGCCGAGCGGGCCCGCGCTCCGCACCGCCCTGCCGGGCGCCCGGTTCCTCGGCCGCCGCACGGGCGCCGACCTCGCCCGGATCTTCGCCTCGCTCGACGTGTTCGCCCACACCGGCCCCTTCGAGACCTTCTGCCAGACGGTCCAGGAGGCCATGGCGAGCGGAGTCCCGGTGATCGCCCCGGCCGCCGGTGGACCCCTGGACCTGGTCGACCACGGCCGCACCGGACTCCTCGTACCCCCGGGAGACCCGGACGCGCTGCGCGCTGCCGTCGCCTCGCTGGCCGCGGCACCGGACCTGCGCGCGGCCTTCGGCCTGGCCGGCCGGGCCACCGTCGAGGGCCGCACCTGGGAGGCCCTCGGCGACGAGCTGATCGGGCACTACCTGGAGGTCCTGCGGGAGCGGACGGTGGTGGCGGCATGA
- a CDS encoding glycosyltransferase, with amino-acid sequence MRGGRVDRVHSGSETEGVHGHDGAGLRIVRLANFVTPTSGGLRTALDQLGRGYRAAGHRPVLIVPGDVASDVHTEQGRVITLPGPVLPGTGGYRVLTDRRRLRRLLDGLAPDRIEVSDRTTLRWTGEWARRARVPSVMVSHETADGVLRTWGVPSAVAARAADRLNRRTAWAFARIVCTTEWAEREFVRIGARNVVRAPLGVDLERFRPGRRSTALRARHAEGERVLLLLCSRLSVEKRPGTALDALAELRDAGIEAALVVAGDGPLKGALERRARERRLPVRFLGHVADREALADLQAAADVCLAPGPAETFGLSALEALACGTPVVVSASSALPEVVGAAGASAVDTPGAFASAVRGLLAAPETARRKAARARAEVFTWERSVTAFLRAHDALPAPEALLPEEVRR; translated from the coding sequence ATGAGAGGCGGCCGTGTCGACCGGGTTCACAGCGGAAGCGAGACCGAAGGGGTTCACGGCCACGACGGGGCCGGGCTCCGCATCGTACGGCTCGCCAACTTCGTCACCCCCACATCGGGCGGCCTCCGTACCGCCCTCGACCAGCTCGGCCGGGGCTACCGCGCGGCAGGGCACCGACCCGTCCTGATCGTCCCCGGCGACGTCGCGAGCGACGTCCACACCGAGCAGGGCCGGGTCATCACCCTCCCCGGCCCGGTACTGCCCGGCACCGGCGGCTACCGGGTCCTCACCGACCGGCGCCGGCTGCGTCGCCTCCTCGACGGACTCGCGCCGGACCGGATCGAGGTCTCGGACCGCACGACCCTGCGGTGGACGGGGGAGTGGGCGCGACGCGCCCGCGTGCCCTCGGTGATGGTCTCCCACGAGACCGCGGACGGGGTCCTGCGCACCTGGGGGGTGCCGTCGGCGGTCGCGGCCCGCGCGGCGGACCGGCTCAACCGCCGCACGGCGTGGGCGTTCGCGCGGATCGTCTGCACGACGGAGTGGGCGGAGCGCGAGTTCGTACGGATCGGGGCACGCAACGTCGTACGGGCTCCGCTCGGCGTGGACCTGGAGCGCTTCCGGCCCGGCCGCCGCAGCACCGCGCTGCGGGCCCGGCACGCGGAGGGGGAGCGGGTACTGCTTTTGCTCTGCTCGCGCCTCTCCGTGGAGAAGCGGCCCGGTACGGCCCTGGACGCCCTCGCGGAGCTGCGGGACGCGGGCATCGAGGCGGCGCTGGTGGTCGCGGGCGACGGGCCGCTGAAGGGGGCCCTGGAACGGCGGGCACGGGAGCGGCGCCTCCCGGTGCGGTTCCTCGGGCACGTCGCCGACCGGGAGGCGCTGGCGGACCTCCAGGCGGCGGCCGACGTGTGTCTCGCCCCGGGACCCGCGGAAACGTTCGGTCTCTCCGCCCTGGAGGCCCTCGCCTGCGGAACCCCCGTCGTCGTCAGCGCCTCCTCCGCACTCCCCGAGGTCGTCGGCGCCGCAGGTGCCTCGGCCGTGGACACCCCGGGCGCCTTCGCCTCCGCCGTACGGGGACTCCTCGCGGCCCCGGAGACCGCCCGCCGCAAGGCCGCACGCGCGCGTGCGGAGGTCTTCACCTGGGAGCGTTCCGTCACGGCCTTCCTCCGGGCACACGACGCCCTCCCGGCCCCGGAGGCGCTGCTCCCCGAGGAGGTGCGCCGATGA